The DNA region CCCAGCGGCAGAGTTACCACGTCGCCCCGGTGTACGGCCGCGCCTCCACCCACCTGGGCGTGCTGATCCTGACCCGCAACGACGGCAGCCCCTTCGACGAGGACGAAACCAGCGTCGTCGCCGCGTACGCCCGCCTGCTGGGCGCGCAGCTGGGCCAGTGGAACGCCATCCGCGACCTGCGCGACGCGAACGACCTGACGCTGCGCTCGCTGGGCGCCGCACTGGAACGCCGCGACGACGACACGGGCGGCCACACCAACCGCGTGGTCAGCATGAGCGTACGCCTCGCGCGGCGACTCGGCTGGGACGAGGATCAGGTCAAGGCGCTGCGCTGGGGCGCGTACCTGCACGACCTGGGCAAACTCGCCATTCCGGACGGCGTGCTGCACAAACGCGGCCCCCTGGACCCCGACGAACGCCGGGTCATCCAGACGCACACCACCATCGGGTACGACATGCTTCAGGACCTGCACTTCCTGCCGGCCGAGACCCTGGACCTCGTGCGCTACCACCACGAACGCTGGGACGGCACCGGCTACCCCAGCGGCCTGCGCGGCTCCAGCATTCCCGACACCGCCCGCCTGTTCACGATCATCGACGTGTTCGACGCCCTGACCAACGCCCGCCCCTACAAGCCCGCCTGGACCCGCGAACGCGCCGTGAACGAGATCCGCATGCAGGCCAGCCGCCAGTTCGACCCGCAGTACGTGGACGCCTT from Deinococcus seoulensis includes:
- a CDS encoding HD-GYP domain-containing protein, with product MSRTPPWSYLLLLLAVALLGYAAYADLQGLLAASAVLIAAATGTLRGPLRWSALVAYPIGFIVSLALPGHEGNPMDLLGALIVIGGLGFMLLREQGSLRQVAWQSNTINALRAGSERLAEARDADAIIRAGVGILDKLQVAPNLAFVAYRQGTPHILAAKGAFEAFLERPIHPSDNDSRSVQADHWVAEEALALLKKPQRQSYHVAPVYGRASTHLGVLILTRNDGSPFDEDETSVVAAYARLLGAQLGQWNAIRDLRDANDLTLRSLGAALERRDDDTGGHTNRVVSMSVRLARRLGWDEDQVKALRWGAYLHDLGKLAIPDGVLHKRGPLDPDERRVIQTHTTIGYDMLQDLHFLPAETLDLVRYHHERWDGTGYPSGLRGSSIPDTARLFTIIDVFDALTNARPYKPAWTRERAVNEIRMQASRQFDPQYVDAFLRMMAEHDDAHLVL